The Malus sylvestris chromosome 8, drMalSylv7.2, whole genome shotgun sequence genomic interval AAATGACTATTGAGATAAGAAAGCAAATTGTAGACAAACCTGATTGATTAGTCATGCATATTTCTTGTGCTATTAATGGCATAAAAGTTCATTCTCATCTTGTGAAAATTAGTGGAAACAAAACTACAATTCACTATAGTCCAAAACCCACGACAATATTGAAAATATGTAATCTCATGCTCGAACCAAATTAGCCATACAAGCAACACTATACACGCCATTTGCTTAACAAATGTTGCCAAAATCTGTATGACTTACTTTCATGTATAGGAATTTTATCAAATTCATTAACAGACATGTATAAAACTTAGCGTCTATTTCCTTGCAACATTATTGTAATATATGTTATTACAATCATAGGCATAACATATCCCAATAGTATTGATAAATTATAGGATATGACTAATTTTGTCTCCTACAATTAGAAAGACGTCACAACATGGTTGGATTTTGCAGGAACAATATAACACTTCATGAATCCAACATAATCATTCCTTATATAATTTATCATGAAGACCAAAAGGAAAGATCATACCAAAATTTCATATACCGATGTAATACGAACCTTTTCATTGGGCTTGTTCGACTGGGGAATCTTAAGAAATTCTCCAATGCAAGGTTAAAACAAATGTAAATACATATACATGCTATGCGAACTGTAGTTACATAATTGGCTTTAGAAAATTATGTATACTTGCGTGATCCAACAATTGCTAGCACTTATACAATTGTTTCTTGTCACATTATAACGTATCACCCGTAGCAATTCATATAGAAtacaattcatggaaaataatatTAGTTCTTATTCAATAAGCATATGCCCATTTAGATGCGTATtgccaaaatatataataattggaTCCATATTCATGACATACTTAACCGATACATGGTAATCAATGTATGTACATACTCTACAATAATTAGCGCATCACGCAATTATATCTTTATCGTATTACCAATTTAAGCTTTCAGGAATCAACCCAAATATATATCAACCAAAATACCATAAACCATTATGGAAATCAAAGTCAATGAAACAAACCATTTTGCTTTGGTAGATGACTTCGTTCTGCTTGCTAATCGGAGGGACCTCTTCAGTATGGTCAGAACAAATATAGAATGCTTACAAAAATTGAGATCATGGTAAATCAATTCAACCAAAACACTAAGATTGAAATAGAACAAAACTGTTATTCTTCTTAGTGCCATGGTTTCCACTGTAAAATACATAATATAATACCACGCCTTACATATATGCTTCTTTACGTTCCTATATGATTATAGGATTCCAATTCCTATatgatttttaaatttcatgcttcaatacTATAAGAATATTATATAAATTCTATGCTTCAATTCCATAATTTAATTCATGCTTGATCAAAAGCACCTCTAAGCGTAGTTCAATTTCCAATTGGCAAGCAAAGCTATGTGGTTATATATAATACACCGCATACAATATTATGGATTCGTGCTATAATCAGGCAACTTGTCTTGCTGATAATAATCAAGGTATCAATTAGCATAGTTCTTAATAAATCTCCCTTGACTGCAACCATAATATTAGTGAAAAATATTCTTGATTAAAACTGAATAATTATGCAACCTGATCATAATTAACAATTGAACTTATTCAAATCACATGGCAAGGGAAGATAAGTTTGATCGTAGGGTTTAATTACAGTGTTTGGGTTTAttgttaaatttgagttttattattaatttcattttgtacttaatagtaattatacaattgggtaaaatagacaattaacatttaaaattttaagttgggtgtaaaaagaggttgaatgggtttaaataaaattttcctaaaaaaataaaataaaataaaaaagagatgaAACAAAATTATCCCTTCTTGTAACTTCTTTTTGTTTCCTATTTAGGGTTAATGGTAATTGTCTACCAACTTTCATACCCATTAATAGTTTCAGCCACCCATGTCGAATCTGTGCCCAATCACTTGCTTAATGTGTAGGATTCATCTCTGTAAGAAACGTGATACCTAAATATCAAATGGGTGACGGTGGAAGGAAGCCTAGGTGTTACACTATCATTATCCATGCATTCAATTTAAACGAAAATCCTCGGTGTCTTATTTGCATGTAAGTTAAAGCTCCACGTGGGTAAAGCAGACACCAGCGTTGTCCTCTTATCCTTCACACATTTCATTGGCTATGGAAGGATCATCAATCATCCCCCACATTCATCACCACAATCCATGGCAGTTTCTCCACCTCAAAAACCAAAAGCCACGTGATCCCCTTATCTAATTTCCCCCTTCCATTCCCTCTCCATGCATGTGAACTCAATCCGTTCCCACCTTTTGCACCGATTTCCTCCtactatttttcttctcttatcCAATGGCAGCTGAAATTTCGTCTGGCAGCCGAAGAAATTCGAACACTCAGCTCCTGGAAGAACTCGAAGCACTGAGTGAGTCACTCTACACATCCCACACTTCGAGCACTAGTACTCGAAGAACTGCCTCCCTTGTCCTTCCTCGAAGCTCGGTTCCTCCCATACCATCTAAAGATGGAGTTGTTCCGCCGAGTGTTGAGGAGATTAGACTCAATAACAAACCGCGAAGGCGGATGTCTTTGTCCCCATGGCGCTCCCGCCCAAAACTTACTAATGATGAGGAAGATGAGCATAAGGATCAAGGCAAGAAGGCCGTGAAATATAATTCACCGGAGCTAAGAAGCTTGGATGACAAGGCAACTGCCATCATAGAGAGAAAAGGTATCTGGAATTGGAAGCCGGTTCGCGCTATTTCTCACATTGGAATGCAGAAGCTGAGCTGCTTATTTTCTGTTGAAGTTGTCACTGCACAAGGCCTTCCAACTTCAATGAATGGCCTTAGACTTTCTGTCTGCGTTAGAAAGAAGGAAACAAAAGACGGAGCAGTTCAAACAATGCCGTCAAGGGTGACACAAGGAGCTGCTGATTTCGAAGAGACCCTTTTCGTTCGGTGCCATGTTTATTGCAGCTCCGCCCATGGAAAAAAGACAAAGTTTGAGCCGAGACCCTTTTGGGTGTATTTGTTTGCAGTTGATGCAGAGGAGCTTGATTTTGGGAGAAGTACTGTGGATTTGAGTCAGATGATTCAGGAGTCCATTGAGAAGAGCCGTGAAGGCCAACGAATTCGACAATGGGATACGAGTTTTAAACTGTTAGGGAAGGCGAAAGGCGGTGAGCTTGCTCTGAAACTAGGGTTTCAGATTATGGAGAAGGATGGAGGAGTTGGGATTTACAGTCAGGTTGAGGATTTGAAGTCTAGTAAGTCCAACAATTTCACATTTTCTTTTGGTAGGAAGCAATCGAAAACATCATTTAGTGTGCCTAGTCCAAAACTTTCAAGCAGAGGAGAAGCTTGGACACCTTCACAAGCAAGAAAAGCAGTTGATCTTCAGGGGATTGATGAACTCAACCTTGATGAACCGAACCCGGTTCCTATATcatcaccttcttcttcttctgcagctCAAAAGCCTAAAGAACCAGAAGTGCCAAAGGTGGAGGAGCTTGATCTGCCAGACTTTGAGGTAGTGGATAAAGGAGTTGAATTCCAAGACAAGGGAAAGGAATATGGGGAGGAGCAATCCGAAAAGTCTGTTGGCGAAAAATCAGCAACATCAAGTGAGGTTGTGAAGGAAATTGTGCAAGACCATGTTCATACAACAAGATTGACAGAACTTGATTCAATTGCTCAGCAGATTAAGGCTCTTGAGTCTTTGATGGGGAAAGAAAAAATCGACGAAAAAGATGAAGAGGATGAAGATATCAAATCACAAAAATTGGAGGCAGATGAAGAAAATGTGACAAAGGAGTTTCTTCAAATGCTTGAGGAGGAGGAGATCCTAAACGAATACAAATTGAATCAAAGTGATGTTCCACCTTTTGCCCTTGAAGGGGCAGAGGAATCTGGTGAGGGTGAAGCAGCAGCAGTTTACCTTCCTGATCTCGGAAAGAGCTTAGGGAGTGTGGTTCAAACCCGCGATGGAGGATATTTGGCATCCATGAATCCTTTTGATACTTTGGTAGCAAGGAAAGACACTCCAAAACTTGCCATGCAGATATCAAAGCCGTTTGTTCTGCCATGGGATCAGTCCATGAGTGGATTTGAATTGTTTCAAAGGATTGCAGGTATTGGACTTGATGAGCTGAACTCCCAGATTATGAATCTGATGGCATTGGATGAATTGATGGATAAAACTGCGGAGCAGATTGCTTTTGAAGGCATTGCGTCTGCAATCATTCAAGGAAGGAACAAAGAAGGTGCTAGCTCGAGCGCTGCAAGAACAATTGCTGCTGTTAAAACCATGGCAAATACATTGAGCACAGGCAGGAAGGAGAGGATTTCGACCGGGATTTGGAATGTGAACGAGAACCCTTTGACACTAGAGGAGATTCTAGCCTTTTCCATGCAGAAAATCGAGGCCATGGCActcgaagctttgaaaattcaaGCTGAAATGGCTGAGGAAGAAGCCCCATTTGAAGTTTCACCAACGAACAATAGTTTCACAAATTCAAGTGGTGCAAAAGTACTTCAAAACCACCCTCTCGCTTCTTCAATATCGCTCGAGGATTGGATCAAAAACCACAGCCTGGCAAGTTCAGAAGGTTTACAAGACGAAAACCAGCCGGAGACAATTACACTGGCTGTGATTGTTCAGCTGAGGGATCCCTTAAGGCGATATGAGGCGGTTGGAGGCCCTATGATAGCGCTTATTTACGCAACGAGAGCTGATGGCGCCGTCAATGAGGAGGAGAAGAGATTCAGGGTGACAAGCATGCATGTGGGAGGATTGAAAGTGAGGACAAAAGGGGGAAAGAGGAATGCGTGGGACAGTGAGAGGCAAAGGCTAACTGCAATGCAGTGGCTAATTTCTTATGGATTGGCGAAAGCTGGTGCGAGGAAGAAGGGCAAACATCATGTGGCATCCAAAGGTCAGGATTTGTTGTGGAGCATTTCATCAAGAATGATGGCTAATATGTGGCTCAAGTATATGAGAAATCCAGATGTAAAATTTACCAAGTGAAACTTTGTATTATttgtattggtttaattattttttgtaatttatttgcTGTAATAATACATACAAGGAGTAAAGATTAAGGAAGTACAAATAGTTATAACTTTGAGAGTGACAGATTGTAACACCTACAAATAGTTATGTTTGATGCACTTGTAGAAATTATCAGAGAGATTAGTCAAAGGTCCACTTTCAAAAACACCGATATTATCCCTAACTTGGTAGTTATCACCTGCACAATCTATTAgatgtgaggttttatcacaaaaggcttTGGCATTAGTTGAAGGGAGACAAGTAATTTGTGAGGCAAGTTATTTGTCCTTCATTGTGATTGAACACTGAATAGCAAAGATAATGGAACCTTAGTAGCATAAGTTGACTtttgaaaaccctaattcaGTAAGATATAGTGTACTTTCCTTGGTGGGCAGGATTGAAGGAAACTGTAATCACTATATTAAGGGTGTCCTTACTTTCACAAAACACACGTTCTATTTTGAGCAAACTGTATTATTACTGGAACAGTTATGCTTGTTGAAAGTAGAAGACTCCTTGGTCATTTACATGAACCATGTCTTTCGTATTCTACAGATAAATAAACTATAATTGGTTTATTGTAAAATTTAGCTTATCAAATCTATAATCCTAATATCTTGTTGTTTCtatgatttcagaaatatcACATCCACCACCACAGGACCACCACTAGGGAAACTTTTGAAAACCTACAATGTGGTCCTAACTCTAAAACAAGGATCAATGGTCCATTGCTTTGAGCAAGCCATAAACTTGGGACGAATTGAACCAACGGAGGAGACAAGTGAAGAAATTTGGCCTAGTCCTTATTGCCAGGTACATCACATGGATGATGACTTGCACATGGGAGGACTAGCTAAGACTCACTAACAACATTTTTAATTCATCATTAAGAACATGTTTATTAAAGCCATACTTAATTAGTTTAGTTCCACGACAATTGAAAATATTAGTGATAAATCTTcaaagaaaccaaaaaaaaaaaaacattagtcaGATGCAATAACAGTTGAATCGAGAAGTTTTTCTCTTCAAAagatatttctattttttttttctctttaactAATTTGTCCATCGGTAATGGAGATCACATTGGTTGGAATGTAGGCCAATATGTCTCCAATTTGTGTTTCATTGACGAGTAAGGCGGTCAAGCTACTTGCACCTGATCGTTTAGTAGCTCTTTCTAAGAGACAGGAATGCAAATAGAAATCATCGCCTAGGAAAACCTCACGGCATGGCAGTCATCACAACAATAATGAAATTTGTCGATATGTCAACTCTATAATACAATGTTGACTCAAAATTCCAGCTTGAGTTTCACAATGGCCTTGTAGCTCAAAGACTCTTACGAAAGTTTACTCTTGCACACGAATTCCTGTATACTCTTGGACCCAAAGTCCTGTGATCAATTCCCCCTCCATTAATATCGCTTGTACAAAAAAACAACTTCCATCTTTAGTTCTTtattggagggaacaagatgATACTAAGGCATCAAGACAAGTATTCGACAAGTTCCAGATGCAGAAGAATGGGCCCTCTGCTCCATTGTTTCCCACTTTGTGAACCTAACATGGGTCTTGCTTTACAAAATGTTTGGTAATGGGAGTTGAActtttacaaaattaaatttcatCTTTTTCTATAACAGTGTGAAACCAAAGCACCAAGATCCCTCCTTTTACAGCCTGTACTcctttgaagaaatgaaagaaaaccaaaagaaaaaagaagcccCAAAGAGTTGAAGTCCAGataacaatagcactttcttagggttttgtactTTATGGATTGGAGCTTCTACCCACAAATGAGCATGGTGGAGGCAAAGACCTGTGTCACTTTCTGCACAAACAAACCCCCATTATTCCATGGCCCCTCTCCTCTTTGTCAGGTTTCTTATCCAACCCTTCCTTACCTTGACTCCCTCCGCCTTGTTGCCGACATGACACACACTGCCCTTGTTCGACCTCTTCCATCTGATGAGCTGGGCCAAGTGACCAATCCTCTTCCGCCACCTGAGCGGGATGTGGGATTTCCCGTGCTCTATCACGCTCTTGCTATCCTTTGCCTCCTTTGTTTCCTTGGCTTCCTTGCTCAGGTTGTTATTCCAGGACATGTTGCAATGATCTAGAGAGACCTTAGACACTTTGTTCTTTTCCCATGAGGCCACTCCATTGTCTTCAAACTTGATTGATATGAATGAGTCTGCAAAAGCAATTGACATTGCGAATAAGTGATCATGGTTGCCAAGAAAATTCAGACATGCACATTCTTTACAATCCTTTTCAGTGGTGAGAAAACCCCCAATGACCGACTATCTCATTGAGTTCGGGGCCTTAAAACCCCAAATACGAGCAATCATACGCAACCACACGGTACTCCCATCATTTTCAGTTAAGGCTCCAAGGGTTGATGACCAAGTAAAAGCAAATGTAATTCAATCAAAAGAACGTAATTAACGCGAATTTAAGGTTTGGAGTTAATTATATATGGTTTCATTCAAAATGGGCTAATGATCATGATATTAACTTATGAGAATATAAGCAAACAGAAAATGTTAGTCAAATGTAGCAACTGTGTTTTCATCCCCTCCAAACTTtactttcattattattattatcattagTTGGTTGGGATGGATGGAAAACGATTGTTAGTTAGAAACTTAGAACTAAAACATAAGGTGATGTCAAATGATCATGCTACCTTTTGGATTTTGGTCTTTAATTAAGTTGCTTATAATAATGGAAGTATGGTGATGTTTAAAATATTTCTAAAGAGGGATGTTTTCCAATACCAATATTGATTTGGAGGACTAGTGGTGACCCTCCCTCACTTATTTTTCAAGTGAACCAAATGTAAATGCACAAAATCTCATAAAGGTGTCACTTAGTACTTCAATGATATTCCTCctcatttgtaagtaagaggtattaggttcgattatcaccaaaggtgaatttgaaccacattattgctagcccattatgaggctaagccacGCCCTCCTTCTTagcgtagataatatcgtttgttaaaaaaaaaaatctcataaagATAACATCCAtttaattcaaaaaaaaaaaatgca includes:
- the LOC126632435 gene encoding protein PLASTID MOVEMENT IMPAIRED 1, which encodes MAAEISSGSRRNSNTQLLEELEALSESLYTSHTSSTSTRRTASLVLPRSSVPPIPSKDGVVPPSVEEIRLNNKPRRRMSLSPWRSRPKLTNDEEDEHKDQGKKAVKYNSPELRSLDDKATAIIERKGIWNWKPVRAISHIGMQKLSCLFSVEVVTAQGLPTSMNGLRLSVCVRKKETKDGAVQTMPSRVTQGAADFEETLFVRCHVYCSSAHGKKTKFEPRPFWVYLFAVDAEELDFGRSTVDLSQMIQESIEKSREGQRIRQWDTSFKLLGKAKGGELALKLGFQIMEKDGGVGIYSQVEDLKSSKSNNFTFSFGRKQSKTSFSVPSPKLSSRGEAWTPSQARKAVDLQGIDELNLDEPNPVPISSPSSSSAAQKPKEPEVPKVEELDLPDFEVVDKGVEFQDKGKEYGEEQSEKSVGEKSATSSEVVKEIVQDHVHTTRLTELDSIAQQIKALESLMGKEKIDEKDEEDEDIKSQKLEADEENVTKEFLQMLEEEEILNEYKLNQSDVPPFALEGAEESGEGEAAAVYLPDLGKSLGSVVQTRDGGYLASMNPFDTLVARKDTPKLAMQISKPFVLPWDQSMSGFELFQRIAGIGLDELNSQIMNLMALDELMDKTAEQIAFEGIASAIIQGRNKEGASSSAARTIAAVKTMANTLSTGRKERISTGIWNVNENPLTLEEILAFSMQKIEAMALEALKIQAEMAEEEAPFEVSPTNNSFTNSSGAKVLQNHPLASSISLEDWIKNHSLASSEGLQDENQPETITLAVIVQLRDPLRRYEAVGGPMIALIYATRADGAVNEEEKRFRVTSMHVGGLKVRTKGGKRNAWDSERQRLTAMQWLISYGLAKAGARKKGKHHVASKGQDLLWSISSRMMANMWLKYMRNPDVKFTK
- the LOC126633511 gene encoding uncharacterized protein LOC126633511, translating into MNGYKEDTSFCYFHPKELVVGVCSLCLTERLLILASKKGHHHHRHHVSSVGSGSAHKNPNGMHKKAPISLPKIFAFSSLLSRQGKPDDGSDQEASTSQEDSFISIKFEDNGVASWEKNKVSKVSLDHCNMSWNNNLSKEAKETKEAKDSKSVIEHGKSHIPLRWRKRIGHLAQLIRWKRSNKGSVCHVGNKAEGVKVRKGWIRNLTKRRGAME